The Pseudorca crassidens isolate mPseCra1 chromosome 16, mPseCra1.hap1, whole genome shotgun sequence genome includes the window caggctctaggtgcatgggcttcagtagttgtggcatgcgggctcagtagttgtggctcatgggctctagagcacaggctcagtagttttggtgcacaggcctagttgctccgtggcatgtgggatcttcctggaccagggctggaacctgtgtcccctgcattggcaggcggattcccaaccactgcaccaccagggaagccccatgctctcattttaaaaatgtgtgtcttAGGTATTTGGTTAAAGTCTTTGCATATAGATTTGTTATTCCACATTAGGTGTTAGGCATGTAGAAATGGTCACAGGCATAAGGAACTTTCCAAAGGTAAAGAGAATTCAGGATGCCTTAGTTTTTCTTCCTTGCCAGGTTCCTGAGGTCATGTttcctgttcatttccttttcctaGTTTCCATCTTCCCTCAAGAGAGCTCAAATAAGAAGATGTCTTGAAGGTTCTGAGGACCACCGTCCTTCCATTCATTCACATATTCACAAACACAAGTGCCTTCTCTGGGCAACCATTGAACTGTCTGctcagggatgcaaagatgaatgACTTGTCCTCTGCACTCAGAtctaaactgaggcacagagagagggtgatgcaaaaaaccccacaaatatcattttcttttcactaCTGTGTTGCAATTCAACCTAGAAAAACGAATTGAATTTTTATGCTAACAATTTTAGAAATTCGAATAGGCCCCTGGACAATGTCAGTTCACCAGAGTGTTTAATGCCCTTACACAACTTTCTCTGTTGGAGACTTGTATAAACAAATGGCCTAACTTATAACGTTTAGATGGGCTACCTAAATGCCCTTTCTTGACTTAATATAGGAGCTGGCATGTGGCTTCTTGCCATCTTGATTCCTATCATCTCAAGTGCCTGCCATCTTTGGTTCTTGGATTCTGAGAAAGTGGCACTGGACGCTAAAAAGTAGATTTCCTAATAGAAATGTTACTTTTCCCTATGGTGAGTCCACACAGGGTAGGTAGAAGGTCATGTTTATTTTAGCTGGAATTATATTGCCTCAGTTTGAATACTGTACATTTAatagatgaaaaatgaaaattagctTTTACTTGatatcaaggaaaaaataaattttacttggcatcaaaatatttcaaaatatgggAACCTtggggataaaataataaaagggtcCTTGGTGGTGAAAAGATGGGAGACCATGGCAGAGTGTTGCATTTTCTATTAAGATTTGTAACAAGAACCTATAAAGTTGGGCAtaaaaaatttcaatattttggaagaaataTACTCACTGTAGAATTGATAATACTCTCAAAAATATACCCTGATCTGCTCTTGAACATGTATGAAGCATCGTCATCAGAATCTTGACCTTGCAGTATTTTAGagtattcatttattccacagataccatatttcattaattctaaaatattttttttcacattgtaGCATCTGGAATCCAAATACTTCTAAAACTTGGTGGTATATCATAATTTAATTTGCAGTATTTTTTAatggtaataaaataaatgtattttataatctaTGGAATCTTATATTTGAGGAAACATAGTAATTAGAATGCCAGCCATATACCAGTCAGTTTTAAGCTTTGGAGCTGTAATTGTGACCAAGATAGACTGGGTCCTTGTTATCAAGTTTACACTGTAGTGGAGAACACAGACAAGAGCTTGTAACATGACTTAGACTGGGTAGTCaggaaatggttttctttttaaggggAATTTcagacatatacaaaaataaagtaggGTAATAAACCTACATACATCACCCATCTTCAACAATTACTAATTCATAGCTAATCTCGTTTGCTCCATATTCCTACCTATTACCCACCCCAGTTTTTTGAAGTTCACCCCAGACGTAATATATGTCTTTAAAGACTGTACCACAATACCATCACACTAAAATAGAAAGGACTTCTTATTCCAAAATATGGAGTACACAAACATTTCCCTATTCTTCCTGCTAAGTACAGCTAAAAACCATGAACatgatatataaaacaaatataaaattctgaaagggggaagagagaaggCAGACTGGCTAGGGGAATCCTGGGAACCAAGGAACAATACAGTGGTAAGTTCCCTGGATTTTGTTATTGGTCTTATATTCTATAGTGATTACTGGAAAAGGCAGCCACCTGGAAATTCTGAGTGCAGATAAAGAAAGGCCCAAGAAAAGCCTACTCCCTTTAGCCAATGGACCAGGAAAGGGGCAGCCCACAAGACAGAAACTTTTATGTAATAAACCCTCTATTCAagccaaacacacaaaaacaacaacaaaactaagaCCCTACCAGCAAAGATAATGTATAGAGCCTAGACTTTCACCCTTTCCAGGTTACAACAAAATGCTCCAGTAGGTCAGGTGGTAAAGGGGGTCTCTCCCAACGCAGTGTGAGTGGAGAACACATGCGAACACTGGACTTCTATCTCCACCTGGGCTAACATGGCTCCTCTCCCGTTTCCTGTTAGGTGCCCTGCCCCTTCCACTAGGAAGTGTCAGAGGAAGCCTAACTGACAGAACTTTTTCCCACTTCTCAGCAGAACTGAGGCCATTCATGCACTTCCATCTACCATTCTGCATTGTCAATGGAGAATACATGAAGAGCATCAGGGTGCTCCCCTTCCTAGCCAGAATTATGTCAGCACAGCCTACTGTGGAGCCTGAACTCCAATTTCTACCAAGCAGTGACAAGGAGCCCTCCCCTCTATGTGtcaactgaggcagagaggagaaCCTGAACATCCATCTCCATCTGGCTGTAACGAGGCAGTGTCTTGTTCCCCAGCTGGAACAGTACCTGAGGCCAGCTAAAACAGGtatcagggctttcctggtggcgcagtggttgggagtctgcctgccaatgcaggggacgcaggttcgtgccccggtccgggaagatcccacatgccgcggagcggctgggcccatgagccatggccgctgagcctgcgcgtccggagcctgtgctctgcaacaggagaggccacagcggtgaggcccgcgtaccacaaaaagaaaaaacaaaacaaaacaaaaaaaacaggtatCAGAGGAGGCCTGCTAAAACACAAGATTTAATGAGATCCCAGATTCtcataatatccaaaatgttCAATGAAAAATCACTTTGAATGAAAAGTCACTtatcataccaagaaccaggaagatctCAACTTGAGTGACAAAAGGCAACCAACAAACAGCAATACGGTGATGACACAAATGTTAGAATTACCTGAcgaggattttaaagcagccatcataaaaatgcttcaacaaacaattatgaacacttgaaataaatgaaaaagtctcAGCAAGAAAGTAGAAAGTCTCAACCAAGAGGTAGGATATATAAGAaaaaccaatttaaaattttaaaactaaaaaaatacaataacaaatttttaaaaaaccctccaAGAATGAGCTCAACAACAGAATAAAGAGGATagaggaaagaatcaatgaacttgaaaatGGAACCATAGAAATTAGCCAATTTGAACAATGataaaaatagactgaaaaataataaaaaatagggcCTCAGGAAAATCTGAGACTGTAACATATAACATTCATATCATTGGAATTccagaagagaggagaaagatggTGTGGGATGAAGAAGTGTTCAAAGAAATAGTTTctaaaaaaattccccaaatttaTCAAAAGACATAAAAACCTATAGATTCAAAAAGCTGAATGAACTCCAAACAGGATAAACTAAAAAAATTCCACACCAAAAGCACATCATACTCAAACTTctggaaccaaaaaagaaaaattattgaaagcagtcAGAAATGACATCTTACCTGCCAGGGCAGAGGCCAGGAGACATCACGGTGGTGGGTCTATATGGCAGCAGCTCTGTGGGGCTGTCTGGCTCTTATACTCGGCCACCACCGGCTCCTACAGGGTCTTCTGCAAGGGGCTGACCCAAATACTGCTTGTCTTAGACCTGGCCTGGTGGCTGCGCATCAACTTCCCCTACGTCTTCATCATAGCTTCCATGATGCTCAAAGTCCACATGCAGGTTCATATTGAGATCCGTCGAAGGCCTTCCTCGGACTGACAGACGTGTCCTTAGGCTCGGGGCATCAGAGAACACCTGACATCAGAGAGTCAGGGACTCAGCATCCGCCTCGCAGAAGAGAAGGGAGCAGGTGATGACTCAGACAAAATACTGTATAGACTTAACAGAACACAGGAGAGCCCTTGCCCATCAGATACAACTTCCAGGACGAATAAGCTTGCAGTTGATGTAAATGGTAATTCACAAAATGAGGAGTTAACACTGGAAATGAAAATGATCTGAGTGAGGTCAGCTTCTTGCTTCACGATGGCAACAAAGCACTTCCATGTTTGCAAGAATCAATAAGAAGAAATTCAGCTTCAGCAGCTGTTCAGAGGAAGACTGGATCTGTTCTTTGCTCCTGCAAAAGAGTGTTTTGCTGGGGTGTCCTGTGGCACTGGAGAAGCTCAGGTGAGGCACTGGCTGGGAGGAGGGCCCACTGCCACTGAGAGCCACAGAGGACAGAGCCACAAAGGAGAGCCTGGGGAGTCAGGACTACCATCCTCTCAAAAATGGTCAGAAATGGGGATTTGTGAGGCTGAACCACCAAGTGCTTTTCTGGAGAGGCTAGACTCTGAGTTGGAACTGTCTTGCCTGCATTCCATC containing:
- the FAM220A gene encoding LOW QUALITY PROTEIN: protein FAM220A (The sequence of the model RefSeq protein was modified relative to this genomic sequence to represent the inferred CDS: inserted 1 base in 1 codon), whose protein sequence is MAAALWGCLALILGHHRLLQGLLQGADPNTACLRPGLVAAHQLPLRLHHSFHDAQSPHAEEIQLQQLFRGRLDLFFAPAKECFAGVSCGTGEAQVRHWLGGGPTATESHRGQSHKGEPGESGLPSSQKWSEMGICEAEPPSAFLERLDSELELSCLHSILSTLLXAHPQIFLNDETKCVFPGHSKLMFSEQTVEYKKMLSCEKSTSNDLQITLALLALQAFEFANLLCHN